From the genome of Triticum aestivum cultivar Chinese Spring chromosome 3B, IWGSC CS RefSeq v2.1, whole genome shotgun sequence, one region includes:
- the LOC123071291 gene encoding protein trichome birefringence-like 28, which produces MSFPGRRKSSLAGAGGGAGAGPFDSVGAKQSASRKGGRLPVYVAGVFFVIFVIIMYGEDIRSVTLEPLARGVGPVRQQAVVVSDAGRAAATPRRDVLSSSTEKKTVTPRRDVIASPERPVPVALPRDDERERPGHAAATETAPEQVIRKVTAPKVKKPKKAKKPRRLRPARKTVAAGGVLGSPETCDLSKGEWVFDNASYPLYREEECSFLTSQVTCMKNGRRNDNYQKWRWQPKDCDMPRFDAKLFIERLRNKRFMFVGDSLNRNQWESMVCLVQSAVSPDKKYVTWEDQRVVFHAWEFNATVEFYWSPFLVESNSDNPKIHSIPTRIIDASAIAAHAENWRNADYLVFNTYIWWMNTLNMKLKRPGGQDWEDHDEVVRIEAYRKVLNTWAGWVNDNIDPARTSVFFMSMSPLHLSPQVWGNPNGIRCAKETMPLLNWRGPIWLGTDWDMFKVASNITRAAAPRVPITFVDITTMSERRKDGHTSVHTIRQGQILTPEQQADPGTYADCIHWCLPGVPDIWNSILYTRIMSRPEAGRAALTAR; this is translated from the exons ATGTCATTCCCCGGCCGCCGCAAGTCGTCGCTGGCCGGCGCCGGCGGAGGTGCGGGCGCCGGTCCGTTCGACTCGGTCGGCGCGAAGCAGAGCGCGTCGCGCAAGGGCGGGCGGCTGCCGGTCTACGTGGCGGGCGTCTTCTTCGTCATCTTCGTCATTATCATGTACGGCGAGGACATCCGGTCGGTCACCCTCGAGCCGCTCGCGCGCGGCGTCGGGCCCGTGAGGCAGCAGGCGGTCGTCGTCTCGGacgccggccgcgccgccgccaccccgcggcGCGACGTGCTCTCTTCCTCCACGGAGAAAAAGACCGTTACCCCGCGGCGCGACGTGATCGCTTCTCCGGAGAGGCCCGTCCCGGTGGCGCTGCCGCGCGACGACGAGAGAGAGAGACCAGGGCACGCCGCGGCGACGGAGACGGCGCCGGAGCAGGTGATCCGGAAGGTCACCGCCCCCAAGGTGAAGAAGCCGAAGAAGGCGAAGAAGCCGAGGCGGCTGCGGCCGGCGAggaagacggtggcggcggggggcGTGCTGGGGTCGCCGGAGACGTGCGACCTGTCCAAGGGCGAGTGGGTGTTCGACAACGCGAGCTACCCGCTGTACCGCGAGGAGGAGTGCTCGTTCCTGACGTCGCAGGTGACGTGCATGAAGAACGGCCGCCGTAACGACAACTACCAGAAGTGGCGGTGGCAGCCCAAGGACTGCGACATGCCCAG GTTCGACGCGAAGCTGTTCATCGAGAGGCTCCGGAACAAGCGGTTCATGTTCGTGGGGGACTCGCTGAACCGGAACCAGTGGGAGTCGATGGTGTGCCTGGTGCAGTCGGCGGTGTCGCCGGACAAGAAGTACGTCACATGGGAGGACCAGCGGGTCGTCTTCCACGCCTGG GAGTTCAACGCGACGGTGGAGTTCTACTGGTCGCCGTTCCTGGTGGAGTCCAACTCCGACAACCCCAAGATCCACAGCATCCCGACCCGGATCATCGACGCGTCGGCCATCGCGGCGCACGCCGAGAACTGGCGCAACGCCGACTACCTCGTCTTCAACACCTACATCTGGTGGATGAACACCCTCAACATGAAACTCAA GAGACCGGGCGGGCAGGACTGGGAGGACCATGACGAGGTGGTGAGGATCGAGGCGTACCGGAAGGTTCTCAACACCTGGGCCGGCTGGGTGAACGACAACATCGACCCGGCGCGCACGTCCGTCTTCTTCATGAGCATGTCCCCGCTGCACCTCAG CCCGCAGGTGTGGGGAAACCCTAACGGCATCCGGTGCGCGAAGGAGACGATGCCGCTGCTCAACTGGCGCGGGCCGATATGGCTGGGGACGGACTGGGACATGTTCAAGGTGGCGTCCAACATCACCCGGGCGGCGGCGCCGCGGGTGCCCATCACCTTCGTGGACATCACCACCATGTCGGAGCGGCGCAAGGACGGGCACACCTCCGTGCACACCATCCGGCAGGGGCAGATCCTCACGCCGGAGCAGCAGGCCGACCCGGGCACCTACGCCGACTGCATCCACTGGTGCCTCCCCGGCGTGCCCGACATCTGGAACAGCATACTCTATACCCGGATCATGTCCAGGCCGGAGGCCGGGAGGGCCGCTCTTACGGCGAGATAG